AGAACTTGAAACAACAATACGCCGACACCGTGCTGCGCATGCGCACGCTCTGCGACCAGGCCACCGATCCGAGCGAATTTATCAAAACCTCTGAGGAGCACATGCAAATGTATGCGAAATTGTGCGAGGATGCAATCGTCAACAAACAGCCACAAAAGATGGTGGACAACACTTCGAATATAGCGCGCTTAATCAATCGCGTGCTGCTCGTCGCCAAGCAGGAGGCGGACAACTCAGAGGATCCGGTTTTCACGCAAAATCTAAACGCAGCGGCAAATAGGCTTGAGAGCTCGTTGCCCGCGATGGTGGGCGATGCGAAACGCGTGGCCACCAACATTAATGATCCAGCCGCGGCGCACGCATGGAAGTCATCATTCCAAAGGGTGAGTAACGTAGAAAATAACCTAACATCCTTTGCATTCAAATAAATGTGACACTTTTTTTTACAGTTGCTCGGCGATGTGCGCGAAGTACGTTCAGCCATTGCGCCAACACCGCCACCACTGCCTACAACACTGCCACCACCGATACCAGAGCTCAGCGCGCTGCACATCTCCAATCAAAATGGTGCGTATAACTGCTTCAACCAGCGCGTTCCGGCGcattattaattttcactttctttcACAACAGCCGAACGCGCGCCACCACGTCCACCATTGCCACGCGAGGGTCTAGTGCCCGCACGTCCACCACCGCCAGAGACCGACGATGAGGACGAGGGTGTGTTCCGCACAATGCCGCATGCCAACCAACCGATTTTGGTAAGCACTTATATACACTGGCGCTAAGCTCAAACTAATCTACTACGCACATTATTTTACAGATTGCCGCGCGCGGCCTGCACCAAGAAGTACGTCAATGGTCGTCCAAGGACAATGAGATCATTGCCGCAGCGAAACGTATGGCCATACTGATGGCGCGTCTTAGCGAGCTGGTGCTCTCCGATTCGCGTGGCAGCAAACGTGAATTGATCGCTACGGCTAAAAAGATTGCCGAATCATCCGAGGATGTGACACGACTGGCAAAGGAGCTCGCACGTCAGTGCACAGATCGACGCATACGTACCAATCTGCTGCAAGTCTGCGAGCGCATACCAACAATTGGCACACAGTTGAAGATTTTGTCGACCGTCAAGGCGACCATGTTGGGCGCACAGGGTTCGGATGAGGATCGTGAGGCGACGGAGATGTTGGTGGGCAATGCACAAAATCTGATGCAGAGTGTAAGTGTTGCGCAAGCTAAATTGTCGTTCTTTCtattaattaagttattttttatgcaatttggCAGGTCAAGGAGACGGTGCGCGCTGCTGAGGGCGCTAGCATTAAAATTCGCTCAGATCAAACCAGCAATCGTCTACAATGGGTGCGACGTCAGCCGTGGTATCAATATTAGATGGCTTTTGACGTGCTAGCGAATTGATTTTTATGCCTTTAAGTgcccaacattttttttttaatatcgatCAAATATCGccaatttttaaatgtattagttataaaaataataatttataaattaaatgattttttaatttaccaaaATTACAACGAACAACAAATTTGCTTTAACACTATTTTACTTGCGAATTGTTGCCTAAGCTTTTAGTGTGCTAACCGTTTGCATagaatttctttgaaaattgaTGAGATAATAATACATTAATATtcatactaaattaaaaatatagaaaaaaatatggttaaaaaatattttaaaaaaatataaaaaaaaatacaaaaaacatgtaaaacaaatttaatgcatttttgtttCACCTTATAAACACAGTATAGTAATATAAAATGGGTAAgcacaaaagagaatttgccgttGATAAGCGACAAAAAAGTCCGTGTGTAAGCGCAGTCTTACCAAACTGCTATccaagaaagttttttttttgcgcaaaacaattcgaaaatttaatcgaaatcaattttaaacgaaaacttCAAACACCACATGCCTatgactacatacatacacacatatgtacaaaaatatttgtgttttccatatttatgtatgtttttttgctttgtaaacaaaatatttaaattttaaccgcATATTCCAATTTATTGagctattttgttattatattttgtttgagttGTTAAATTTCATACTTCGACGCACAGCATGCATTCGTAATACAATATTtgcatgtgcatacatatatgaacaaGCACGTGCATGTTTGTATATCGCGCATATGAATAAAACTGCATGTCAGAAGGCAAAACGCAATTTTTCACCAATATTCATGatgttacaataacaataacaaaataacaatagaCAAGTAATATTTGTACAAGATTTTAAGCAGCGCGCGTTGGCAAAAACAAATGACCTGTGGGAAATGTGCAACACAAATTCTAAGGTTAGGAATTCCTCTGCCATACATCGTGTACATATGTTtggcatatatttaaattataaaagccGTTTGATTAACTGACTATTCatgtcagagaacgtatatcgtTCTCTGTTCATATCagccctaaaagtatgctaaatCGAAATTGCTTTGAATTTTTCGCACATACAAACCATTCACAATTATTTGACTATTAGTTTGATTGCCACTGTATATGCAATGGCATTGGcgtcagagaacgtatatcattatatatatataatattcgtCCTCTGTTTGGAGTTGATTTAAATGACAGTTAACGAAAttcactaatttttatttttaaaattctttgtttttgaatgtgaaaattctattaaataaatattaggcATTATTGACACTAAGATGGACAACTAATGCTGACTAATGCTTTAATGCATTgcagtatttaatttaattgtaaatgTAAAGCATGATGCACTGCGCGTCGCACtttcaaacacatacaaatgctgCTTAATATTATCTATTTAAACGCTTGCGTTTTATCACACCTGCAAATGCAATAAAAGTTAGGCGATCTTCAAGCGGTCAAACTTAGGgaaattgttttagaaatatgtaaggtacaaaaacaaaataattgtaGATATGCCTGTTGCTGGAgcttaatgttttatttttgtacattCCAGTCTGATTTGCGTAACGGGTTTGTGACAGCTTACTACCCAGCCAAGGTCGAATGTTACAGTACAATATAAATAGAACAGGAAACatcaaacaaatatacatatttttttttttaaatgcatgcaTTAACTTTAGTTCTTATTCATTTAAGGcagctttaatatttttattataaaatttaatgaatttaattctAGTAAGgtagtaatattttattttttttgtattatggttatcatttttttctattatcagCTGTAGTTATGAGCAGTTAACTGATATAATTTAGATATTTAAGAAACATAATATTCTACTGCACtgttttctagtttttttaataaattttttccaccATGTCTGGCTACTTTCGGTTTACCCATTGTATTTAATTAGATTATAAACACTGCATTTACCTTAAATAACTGCAAATAGTTTCATTTTCTTttgccgcaacaacaacaggaacTACTAGTTGCACTAAGGTTTTTAACTTATActttttaattcattaaattCACATTGGCATTATTGCGCCGTTTAAACAACATTTTTCGTTTCACGCGGTATACGGTGTGATATTACATTTGCCGGCATATAGCCAGTTTCTCCTAAATGATGAATACTAACATTACCCGATGGTCTAATAGTTAGCCAGGTAATCGAACCATGGTTAATATTGATGCGTAACCATGCTTCCGGTGGCAGTTGCAATGCTCTGCATACGAAATAACGTATAACATTAGCGTGACCAATGATCAGCGTATGCGAATCATGCTCTTGATCGGGAGCGGCACGATGGAAATAGCGCCTGAAAGCCGCTTCAATGCGTGCGCCGTCTTGGAAGAAATGCTGCTAAAAATAAATGAGCAATACGAAGGGAATTGTATatcaaaaaagtatatattatatttaactgaATAGAACTCACAAATTTCTCAGGACGCCAATGGGAGATAGGCGGTTGTGGTGCTATGGGTGCACCTTCACGTAAATAAGGGCAGTGTCTCACTTTTTCAGGCTCATACTCAATTTCCTTAAGTATCACCTCTGAAGTTTCTTGCGCTCTAGTCATGGTCGACACGATAATCTTATCCCACTTAATGCCCAGCTCGTGCAAACGTTGCCCTGTATACTTTGCCTGTAATTTGCCCAAGTCAGTAAGGTGATGGTCTTTATCGTGTTTGCCATCATCCAAGTATTGACCGTGTCGTATGAGCACAATATGGCGTGTCGCTTTCACGTGCATTTTCTCCAACTCGTTATTGTAACGATTCTGCTCTTGTGGCGTATCATTTTTAACCGGTCGCACACAACTTCTGGGCTCGCGAAAGTCCCAATTGGTATCCCAGAGTGCACCATCGCTAACCGGCGTATTGTAGACTGGCCAAGCATTCTGCACTAGATTCTCGGGTTCGCGCAAACGTTGGTAATAGTAAGCTGATAAACCTGCGCTAGTACCAACCACAATACTGCTTATTATACGTAAATTCCTCCACGTAGTCATAATTTCACGCTTTCAGAGAAAATTGTTGAAATGCGATAAGTTTGTGCACAATAGGTTTTTGCTAATTTCTGAACTGACAGCGCGGAAAAAACGTAAACAGCTAGTTAGTTCTGCAACAATTAATATCGATAGCAGTTGTATCGATAATCGCAAAGGAAACGAGTTGCAAGTAAAAAATCGAGAATTTTCACTTGGGTATGAGGTAAATTAAAAGCACAcatattgcttttgtctaatttaaaattgtaattgcatttataaaattcaatataaacTACTCTTTATAAAGACAAAATTTatcttaattattaaaattagaaattgttttattttcagaAAACATTTCGTGTTGgctaatataaacaaataaactacGCGCTTTCGTTTTCGGATTCCTCTTCCTGTGACGTCGGACGCACGAACGCAAATCCTCCGTTTAAACCAGCGGAGGCGATCTGCAGACGCTGTTCTTTcttttgtttctttaacttGCGCAACGCATTGTCGGTAGTCTTCTTGCGCTTTATCTTCTGTTCCTCTACCACACCATTCTCACCAACTTCCACTGTTTCTTGCACTTGCTTTTCATACTGTCCATTCGCTATCTCGGCATTTTCTTCAACATGTTTTCCATTGAGCTTTGGCTGCTCCTTGTTCCGCACTATGGGCAACTTGTATGC
The sequence above is drawn from the Bactrocera oleae isolate idBacOlea1 chromosome 5, idBacOlea1, whole genome shotgun sequence genome and encodes:
- the Pgam5 gene encoding serine/threonine-protein phosphatase Pgam5, mitochondrial isoform X2; translated protein: MTTWRNLRIISSIVVGTSAGLSAYYYQRLREPENLVQNAWPVYNTPVSDGALWDTNWDFREPRSCVRPVKNDTPQEQNRYNNELEKMHVKATRHIVLIRHGQYLDDGKHDKDHHLTDLGKLQAKYTGQRLHELGIKWDKIIVSTMTRAQETSEVILKEIEYEPEKVRHCPYLREGAPIAPQPPISHWRPEKFHFFQDGARIEAAFRRYFHRAAPDQEHDSHTLIIGHANVIRYFVCRALQLPPEAWLRININHGSITWLTIRPSGNVSIHHLGETGYMPANVISHRIPRETKNVV
- the Pgam5 gene encoding serine/threonine-protein phosphatase Pgam5, mitochondrial isoform X1, producing MTTWRNLRIISSIVVGTSAGLSAYYYQRLREPENLVQNAWPVYNTPVSDGALWDTNWDFREPRSCVRPVKNDTPQEQNRYNNELEKMHVKATRHIVLIRHGQYLDDGKHDKDHHLTDLGKLQAKYTGQRLHELGIKWDKIIVSTMTRAQETSEVILKEIEYEPEKVRHCPYLREGAPIAPQPPISHWRPEKFQHFFQDGARIEAAFRRYFHRAAPDQEHDSHTLIIGHANVIRYFVCRALQLPPEAWLRININHGSITWLTIRPSGNVSIHHLGETGYMPANVISHRIPRETKNVV